DNA sequence from the Xenopus tropicalis strain Nigerian chromosome 4, UCB_Xtro_10.0, whole genome shotgun sequence genome:
CCATCAGCGGATCAGGCAGattaatttcttttttctatgcACTCATTAATATTCATTAGAGACACGGGAAAGCAGAATACATCTTGGATTCTACGGCAAGTCTGAAGGCTCAACAATAACACATTTAAATAGAGTTAGAATTAGAGGCAGGGCTACTGTCCATAATGTTGGGCTAGAAGCTGTTTCCTGACGCTTTTGTTTAGaaaactttgggggggggggaaggtttaATCCTCAAAGAATGTTGTATTGGGTCACAAAAAATTGATGAAATAAGATAGCAGTGTGTGTCCGTGCATATCACAGCCTTCTCCACTTTTTCTTTAACTGGCAATCTCAGGACTGTGCAGAAGAGGGAGGGTACTGCCAAATGAGACACCTTTAATTTAGATGGTAGATAGGGTCAGCTTCTTCTTTTTAAAAGCTTGTTTTTCCCCACCCAAGTGCTTTTCTCTGTATGGTTCAAATGTTTATAATCTTTTCATGTGTGGACATCCATGTCATGGAAAGGAGTTGGAGAGGCATTTACACTGCTTCCATGGAAGattcaaatgtattatttatgcATGTTTAATTAAGTATTCATTTAATACACACACAGGACACAGTAAAACACAAGCAAGTCACCATGTTTTACACTTTGCAACCTGCCCTGTGGGTGTGCATCTACATGTGCAGGTCCAGAATGATCTGAGCTCCCTACATGAATATAGCACTGCTTGTCCCCAGACATCCTCCATACTCCCCCTGCTCGCTGCTAGGCTCAGGATGCCATGGACCCCTGTACTTACTGTCTACTCTATGGCAGTTGATAAGAATAGGCCTGCCTTGTGCTCACTGGTGATGCACTCTGCACCTCGCTCTGGATTTTTAATCCAGAGTGAGTTGCAGAGTCAGGGTCAGTCAGGCACTCCAGGGAAAATCTGAGCCAGACTGACCCTTGGTCCTCTTGGGCCCTGCTGCCTGTCCACAACTACTTTAACAAAATTAAAGATGGTTATGTGTTCCACTGTAAAACGCAAGTACATCTTTACATGTTCCCTGGAGGTACAGTAGTAAGTAGCTGTGCTAAGCAATGGGGCAGGCAGGGGTTGGGAATTTTACTGCGGTGGTGGTTGGGTGGCCAGgataccccagtctgacattgTGCGGGGTGCAGGTATGCCCGATGTGTAAGTGCTTGCTGAATGAGCAGTTTTACATCCCTTAGTGAACTTGCAACTGGGGTTCATAAATAACCATTATAGGCTTAGTTTATTCTGCATAGGCTGCCTCATTTACCTGCATGTTTGTCTCTTTTGAGTCAGTAGGAACAGACATGATTGCTCTGACAGGGTTACCTCAGCCTCAGACAAAGTACTTTTGGTGACCTGTGTAATTGAAAAATGGTGGAATTTCTTCTTGGcctcgccaaaaaaaaaaccttaaataagGCATCTTTTAGTCATAAGGCCAGCGGCACACAGATTGTTTTCTCCACTGGCTGTGGAAACACTAGAGACGAAACCAATCCATGTGCCATTGGCCCAAGATTGCCTTAGTTTGCAAAGAGTTTGTTTTTAACGTTACCTTAATTGGCATCACCTCTAATATAGTACATATAATGATGTTTAATTGTTTATATTTTCATGTAGAAAATATTTTGGGAGGTTCCTGCTAACTTAATGAGAAGCTAAATTCACTTTGGCTAAATGTATCCACTAGAACACAAATTACTTAAGTCTTTTATTGTTGAATATTAATCATTTCTGTTTAAAGAACATGTAGAATATACATCAGTTTTCTTAGGCTACACTGTTaacaatttctttttatttcattgttcATTTGTATCACAGACATTTCTCTTTGTTGTTCCACTAGGGAACATAAGGGTCTTGTAAATGGCCAATTCCCCATGTGCAATGTACAGTTAGAAACTTGCTGTGCTTATGAGTTCCAGACAGTGCAGCAGTGTGACATTTCAGAGCAGCAGTCTGATTCCCTGGATAAGTCatactatggaaaaaaaaaatctatcaaaGCATTTTGATTTTTCAAGAGAGTGAAGGGGCCACCGTGTGGCTATTTGCAGAATTAACTCTGTAATCGAGACTTTTTCTAATTCCAATAAAGACAAGGCATATAAactaaagcaaaacattttagtTATATATTACTCCActgtatatttgaattacttgacAATGTTCCTAAGCTGTGGTCAGTGCGACCTACTGTGCCCATCAGATCTGCTGAGTACTGCgcgggggggggtcagtagtatCCATCAGCTGCTTAGCAGTATAATATAGCTTCATATTCTGATAGTGTTGAGTTAATTCAGTGGCTCTGCTTTCACAATTATGTaggtttgtgtgtttgtgtgtatatacatggtTGGAAATAATACTGATTTTACTTTTCCACAGAATGTCTCCCTTTCATTGGATGTGGAGGGTGATTGCTGGCTGAAGTATGTGACTTTAGTCTCCTGTGAAGCTGAAGCTAATGCTGTTCTGTACCGGAAAGGTAAGAAATATACGCATGGAAACTGCTGTCTCTCATTTAGGCAGTTATATTGGCCAGTTATAATGTGGATGGAGCTATATCCTAACTAGCATAGGTTCTGATTCTATGTATGCTGTCAAGAATTCTGTTTGAGGTAGGGACTTATTCCTGTATCAAATGTGCATATTTCCAGTGCAGAGATAAGAATGCAGACTAATGTATAATGCTGTCATATAATGCGTGCAAACCTATTATGCATGTTTAGCTCATTTTTGTTTTcaacatttaattttttaattatttgttttgaaaaatgttctAAAGTCAGTTCAGAGTCTGCAATTATGTCACTAAAACTTTAACCTTCCTAGGTTAGAAGGGGCcttcagcatatatatatatataatatatagaatatatatatatatatatagaatatatatagaatagtTTCGGTCCtcataggacctttctcaaggataaaaaacattgttttttatccttgagaaaggtcctaatgaggacctaaacgttggttttaacaatatatctacaataaaaaattttttgataaaacattgaagggtgtgctggccacagatgattattttctatacatacataattttggctagcaccccacagaatattgagccttggagtgcggacaccatttggattgatacatatatatatataatgtgtgtgtacaCTGGACAAAGGTATGGTTATAATGTCTAGTTTATTATTCATTCATGCTCCACACAATAGAAGTTCTATTTTTGTGTGTGTTGCAGGTGACCAGATCTGGTGCAAAACATCACAAATAGTTGAACAAGGTGAAATGATTCAAGCCTTCTTAATGGCTGAGCCCCAGGCCATTCCCAACTACACTATCAAAGAGGAGCCAGGAGAGACTTCCCAGTGTACTTCTACTCTACCAGAGTTCCAGCTGCTCCCCCAGCAGGCCGGCATGGCTGCCATTCTTGCCACAGCTGTTGTCAACAGTaagtataataatattaatgctACTTCTATAATTGTTATAGTTTACTAAGGTGATCTTTGTTTACCTTGATTCTCAGTTCCCCTCATGTAGTCATGTATTGTTCTTTCCAGAGGATGTGTTTCCTTGTAAGGACTGTGGAATCTGGTACCGCAGTGAGAGAAACCTTCAGGCACATCTCATGTATTACTGTGCTAGTCGTCAAAGTTCTACTTCCCCGTCCATGGAGGAGAAACCTAAGGATTCATACCCCAATGAAAGAATCTGCCCTTTTCCTCAATGCAAAAAGAGTTGCCCTAGTGCCAGCTCGCTGGAGATTCATATGCGAAGTCATAGTGGTGGGTATTTTACTGTTTGTTTATAATTTACTGGCAAATTAGGAGCCTGGCATGTAGGTAGTGGTTTACCCTGCTTCACAAGTTTGCATGCAATATATCTGCTAATCACATCCTTAATCAGCATCTCACAGCAAAAACCTTGTCTGCCTAGCTTTCCTTTCATATCCATCTTACTGCTTCCTAGCTCCTCCACAGCCCTTTCTTAACCAGTTATGTTCAAAATTGAAGTGCACTGTTCTAGTGCTCAGGATAACAGTGCACATAAAAGTTGTGCCCCTGAAGTGACACACTGTGCATGTGTTATGCCTAGGGCCTGGAACAGGAGGGCCATGCTGGAGGAACCTGCAAGGTAAGTCAGAGTCACACTGGGAGGCAGCGCATATATAATAACTGATTTTTAATATGgtcttagttgccctttaataaatgtCTGTTTTGTGCTCAAAACACAAGCATTAACTGGTCCTTTTTAATCTGACATGCTCATTTTTACACAACACTCAAATCCATTTGTTCAAAGTGTCCCATTCAGATTAATAGCATCACAGGACATTATCTCACCATCTTAATCACAACTCAGCACACTTCTCTCTATTAGTAGATGTGGCTAGTATTGCTTTGGTGATAAGAGGGTGCCCAGGGTGGTGCTGTTGAGATCTTCTTGGAAGGACTAAATAACAAGTACTCTTATCTTCTCCAGGCGAGAGACCGTTTGTGTGCCTGATCTGTCTGTCTGCCTTCACCACCAAAGCCAACTGTGAGCGCCATCTTAAAGTTCACACAGACACCCTGAATGGTAAGCAAGTGAAGAATCATTAACTACTAAAAATGGCATTTTCATTTCAATTAGCAtaataattccagtttttttcaGTTCTGTTAATGCTATCCTTTAAATTAGAAATTCCAGTTTTGTGTGTGTAGCTGTTGTCTAAAATAAGCTCCAATAATTCATTGTGTGCAATTCAGTTATGCATAATAGACATTAATTTCTCCCAAAACCCCTAGTTACAGgtacatgtatttttaaataatgatACATTCTATAAATGATGCAGAAGTGCAGACAAAGTGAAAATTATTTGTTCAACTTTCTCCCTTTTGATCTCTAGTCCATTCTAAAATGGTACAATACATCTAACTGTGTTAATTTGTATAGCACTGCTGCAATGAATTTCCATggaaattattaataaaaatatccaGTTCCTGAATCCAGTACATGCTATACACATTTCTGTTCACTTGGTTAATTTTATAAGGTACCAGCATGCTTGCAAGACAAATAAACAGCTTACCTGTATACATCTCTTGTGCACTAGTAATTAAATTATCTACTTCCCAAGGACAAAACATGCAATAGCTTCAGTGTCCCTGTTTTCCCTGGATAGATCAGACCTACAGAGAACATATTATATAGCAGAACATATTATATAGCAGCAAAATACTATTTGGTGGTACTTATTGACCTATCTCTTGTTACAGGTGTCTGCCATGGTTGTGGGTTCATCTCAACCACTAGAGATATCCTATACAGTCATCTAGTGACCAATCACATGGTCTGCCAACCAGGATCCAAGGTTGATGTGTACCCTGTTGTAAAAGCAGTAGCCGCGGTCAAGTCAGCAAACCCAGGTACAGTTTTTGATGTACCTATTACACAGTGTTAAAGGGACAGGAATAGGGTCAGAGTAGGTGAAAGAAAGACGGATATTTGTGGACTAAGGCAGCAGTGTAAATGGTAGCTCCTTGGAAATGGTCAGAACAACTGTTATGGGAAAGGGTCGTTAGCATGGCCCTATCTGATAATCTCTAGTCAGTCACTCTTGCTAATTTGTTAAGGCAAGAATGGAGTCCGTTTTCTCCATATATTGTTTTAGATGCTTTGATTTTTAATCCTGTCTTAATGCCTAATAAATCATATTGTGTTTGTGGCACTAATTTTCTGAATTTTCATTCCCTCTTTTACCTCTATAGCTGTGAGCCAAATAGCCTCTTCCAGTCTTCTGAAATGTGGCTTGTGTGGATTTCTGGCAGATGGACTTCCCAGCCTTCAGCAACATGCACTCTTGCACACAACAAATTCTTCACCGGCTGCCACTCATTCTGTCAAGTCCCCAGCTGAGAATCAAAAGGAAAAGCAAAACCTTGAAGGACAAGAAAATGGAAATGCCAAGTCACCTATCTCATCGTCATCTTCTGGTAGTGAGGAGGCCCCTCTAAAACTCAATATAAAAGAGGAGCCAGAGATGCAACACAGCATCAGTGAAGCAGGAAGTACCATTTGTGAGGCAAAAGATGGAGTAGCATTAGTGCAATCACCAGCCATAAAGGTGAAGACTGAAATGTCTAGTCCTACTCCTGGGTCAAGCCCTGTTCCAAATGAGACAGCAGCTGCTACTGGTGGAGGAACAGTAATAATCCCACACTATGTATTTGGGCATGAGGCTACTGCAGCTATAGTCCCTCAAGCATCTGAGATTCTTGCCAAGATGTCTGAGTTAGTACACAGTCGTCTAAAACAGGGCCAGGCAGTTACTCCAGCAGGGTTTTCAGGGTCTTCTGCACCAAAAGGAGCTACATGTTTTGAGTGTGAAATAACCTTCAATAATATTAACAACTACTACGTACATAAAAGATTGTATTGCTCTGGAAGGCATGTTTTAGACGAAAGTTCTAGCGCTGCTCGTAAAGTCAAGGCTTCACCAGCTAGAACATCATTAGCATCTGGTTTCTCTTCTTCTGAGCAAGAAGCATCCCCACCACAAGAAGATGCAGGAGGAGAGAGCAGTACACCAGTTGTTGCAGTGAAAATAGAGGAGAGCTCTGGCATGGATTGTGAAGGAACAGGAAGTGGTCACGTGAGTGAGGGCAGTCAGAGCCCCAGCTCATTAGATGATCCTGATGAAGACCCAACCCGTACAGTTTGTGAGGCATGCAACATCCGTTTTAGCCGTCATGACACATATGTAGTGCACAAACGTTACTACTGTGCATCACGACATGACCCGCCATTGCGTCGTAGTGGAGTAAACAAGACTGGGCCTCCATATGCCACTCAGCCAACTCCTCGCACAAGGAAACGGCGTAAGTTATATGAAATCCATGGTGTTGTTCCATCAGAATCCACTCCTCCCCAACCACATCCTCTTGGAAGGGTAGAAGCTATGGCACTGATGCCAGGTCTAATACCTGCACCTGCTGTGCCTTCCCCGAGTTCTAGCCCAGATGCTGCTGATGGGCCAATAGATCTAAGCAAGAAACCCCGATTGGTGACAGAAGCACCAGTTCCATCTCCAGTAGCCACTGTAGCACCACTTGCTGACTACCATGAATGCACTGCATGTCGCATTAGTTTTAACAGCTTAGAAAGTTACTTAGCCCATAAAAAGTTTTCTTGCCCTACGGCACCTCTACAGCAAAAGGCCCTTCATCAGCTTCAGAAAGTTAAATCTCCTTCATCTGCCACAGGAAAGCTTGTAGATGATACTGTTAAAGTTAAAGTAAAAGTGGAAAGTAGGGCATCTATGAGCCCAGGATCTGTCAGTGAGACCACCCAACCTCTTGCTTTGCAACTCTCTGCTATCTCAGACCCCAAACAACTTAAGCATATTTCATCTGTCACAGAAACATCCCCACCTGCAACAACCACTTGTCCCTATTGTCCTCATAATGTGATAATAAGAGGAGACCTGCTTGAGCATTTTAGAAGTGTCCATGGTCTTTTGCTGGCAAAGCCAACTGCAGGGCATAGATTACAAACTACTTTTATGGAGGTGTTGGTGCCTGCTCGTGGGCAAACAAGCAGTGCATCAGAAAACAGTCTGCCAAGTCCACCAGTACCATCTGCTTCACCCCTTCAGCTGCCGGGTCTAAGGAGGGAGAATTCTAACTACAAAGATAccacctcctcctcttcttcttcagcAAATGGTAGCCCTGTATTGACAAGCACTCCCAGACCTATTATGCCAACTTCTCCTGCCCTTCCTTTAAATTCTGTACCAATGGCTGAAAGCCGAAGAGAAGATGCACTCAGGGTTCCAAGCCAAGTCTTGCTTCCTGGGGACAAAGCAATGCAGCCTCCCAAAACTGGTTTGACTTCTCAAGTGCCCAATGGGAACCACAGGTACTGTCGCCTTTGTAACATCAAGTTCAGCAGTCTGTCTACATTCATCGCTCACAAAAAATATTATTGCTCCTCCCATGCTGCAGAACATGTGAAATAACAGAGGTTAAacctgtaataaaatggctggtcATAATGTGAGCAAATGAACTAAGAAAATTTGCAGTGAGTACAGTTTGGTCCATGCCTTTTTGTAGGCATCAATTAATTGGATAGATGTTAAAATAGAAGGCCCTGTGTTAAATGGACCTTTGTCTTTAAAGGCCCTTGGTTCTGTCATTTGGAAGTACAGTAAAGCCTGCCTATTTCAAAGACCCTGAGAAAACATATTCTTGAAGTGGATCTCTGTTCTCATGCCCATAGGGTGGCAATTTTTGGAACTAGTAAACAAACATCAAAGAGGGACAATGGTTTCTACATAGTTTGGTCCTCCCCTCAAAGACAATGGTTTATGTTCCAGTTGCATCAAAATTTGCACTGCTTCACCACTCGTTGCAAAACACAAAATGAAAAGTttgaatttgtttattttgtaCCTGCATTCAATTTGTTAagcacaaaagagaaaaaaaaacctgttacaAAGGACATATTCAAATGAAGGCATACGTGTCTTTGTTACAGGGTTGGGAAGGGAATAACTGTTTTCTAGTAAGTTATTTTTGAGATGTATTTAAAagaaattttaaagaaaaacatttaaagtgtttttataatgtaagctcttttgaaaATATTCAAATTCATGGGGTATTCCTCCAGCAACGTTAGATTTTTCCTACGGCAACTTCATGGTATTACTGTCAGGTCGTTGTACTAATATAGGGATACTTTAATG
Encoded proteins:
- the zfpm1 gene encoding zinc finger protein ZFPM1 isoform X1, translating into MWACGQLEPALPASPTPCLATLTAQRTEMSRRKQSNPRQIKRSLGDMEDTEDKLIDESNCSDKDGASSDQDGSVDCGSSSPANSDSNEGNRCNSVTQSLDQETEDVASKPSLDELGQVLTSPCPSEGELAENEENTPVPRSPSSTKDVEEPQIWNGPDELELEISSTDGVGHIRARSQLHKGFSWGPYKGNFTGSSSSPGPTDLNVSLSLDVEGDCWLKYVTLVSCEAEANAVLYRKGDQIWCKTSQIVEQGEMIQAFLMAEPQAIPNYTIKEEPGETSQCTSTLPEFQLLPQQAGMAAILATAVVNKDVFPCKDCGIWYRSERNLQAHLMYYCASRQSSTSPSMEEKPKDSYPNERICPFPQCKKSCPSASSLEIHMRSHSGPGTGGPCWRNLQGERPFVCLICLSAFTTKANCERHLKVHTDTLNGVCHGCGFISTTRDILYSHLVTNHMVCQPGSKVDVYPVVKAVAAVKSANPAVSQIASSSLLKCGLCGFLADGLPSLQQHALLHTTNSSPAATHSVKSPAENQKEKQNLEGQENGNAKSPISSSSSGSEEAPLKLNIKEEPEMQHSISEAGSTICEAKDGVALVQSPAIKVKTEMSSPTPGSSPVPNETAAATGGGTVIIPHYVFGHEATAAIVPQASEILAKMSELVHSRLKQGQAVTPAGFSGSSAPKGATCFECEITFNNINNYYVHKRLYCSGRHVLDESSSAARKVKASPARTSLASGFSSSEQEASPPQEDAGGESSTPVVAVKIEESSGMDCEGTGSGHVSEGSQSPSSLDDPDEDPTRTVCEACNIRFSRHDTYVVHKRYYCASRHDPPLRRSGVNKTGPPYATQPTPRTRKRRKLYEIHGVVPSESTPPQPHPLGRVEAMALMPGLIPAPAVPSPSSSPDAADGPIDLSKKPRLVTEAPVPSPVATVAPLADYHECTACRISFNSLESYLAHKKFSCPTAPLQQKALHQLQKVKSPSSATGKLVDDTVKVKVKVESRASMSPGSVSETTQPLALQLSAISDPKQLKHISSVTETSPPATTTCPYCPHNVIIRGDLLEHFRSVHGLLLAKPTAGHRLQTTFMEVLVPARGQTSSASENSLPSPPVPSASPLQLPGLRRENSNYKDTTSSSSSSANGSPVLTSTPRPIMPTSPALPLNSVPMAESRREDALRVPSQVLLPGDKAMQPPKTGLTSQVPNGNHRYCRLCNIKFSSLSTFIAHKKYYCSSHAAEHVK
- the zfpm1 gene encoding zinc finger protein ZFPM1 isoform X2, giving the protein MWACGQLEPALPASPTPCLATLTAQRTEMSRRKQSNPRQIKRSLGDMEDTEDKLIDESNCSDKDGASSDQDGSVDCGSSSPANSDSNEGNRCNSVTQSLDQETEDVASKPSLDELGQVLTSPCPSEGELAENEENTPVPRSPSSTKDVEEPQIWNGPDELELEISSTDGVGHIRARSQLHKGFSWGPYKGNFTGSSSSPGPTDLNVSLSLDVEGDCWLKYVTLVSCEAEANAVLYRKGDQIWCKTSQIVEQGEMIQAFLMAEPQAIPNYTIKEEPGETSQCTSTLPEFQLLPQQAGMAAILATAVVNKDVFPCKDCGIWYRSERNLQAHLMYYCASRQSSTSPSMEEKPKDSYPNERICPFPQCKKSCPSASSLEIHMRSHSGERPFVCLICLSAFTTKANCERHLKVHTDTLNGVCHGCGFISTTRDILYSHLVTNHMVCQPGSKVDVYPVVKAVAAVKSANPAVSQIASSSLLKCGLCGFLADGLPSLQQHALLHTTNSSPAATHSVKSPAENQKEKQNLEGQENGNAKSPISSSSSGSEEAPLKLNIKEEPEMQHSISEAGSTICEAKDGVALVQSPAIKVKTEMSSPTPGSSPVPNETAAATGGGTVIIPHYVFGHEATAAIVPQASEILAKMSELVHSRLKQGQAVTPAGFSGSSAPKGATCFECEITFNNINNYYVHKRLYCSGRHVLDESSSAARKVKASPARTSLASGFSSSEQEASPPQEDAGGESSTPVVAVKIEESSGMDCEGTGSGHVSEGSQSPSSLDDPDEDPTRTVCEACNIRFSRHDTYVVHKRYYCASRHDPPLRRSGVNKTGPPYATQPTPRTRKRRKLYEIHGVVPSESTPPQPHPLGRVEAMALMPGLIPAPAVPSPSSSPDAADGPIDLSKKPRLVTEAPVPSPVATVAPLADYHECTACRISFNSLESYLAHKKFSCPTAPLQQKALHQLQKVKSPSSATGKLVDDTVKVKVKVESRASMSPGSVSETTQPLALQLSAISDPKQLKHISSVTETSPPATTTCPYCPHNVIIRGDLLEHFRSVHGLLLAKPTAGHRLQTTFMEVLVPARGQTSSASENSLPSPPVPSASPLQLPGLRRENSNYKDTTSSSSSSANGSPVLTSTPRPIMPTSPALPLNSVPMAESRREDALRVPSQVLLPGDKAMQPPKTGLTSQVPNGNHRYCRLCNIKFSSLSTFIAHKKYYCSSHAAEHVK